A single region of the Apodemus sylvaticus chromosome 7, mApoSyl1.1, whole genome shotgun sequence genome encodes:
- the LOC127690142 gene encoding olfactory receptor 18-like: MELYNLTSNLEFLLLGLSEDPELQPILFVLFLLIYLLTVLGNVLIILAISSDSHLHSPMYFFLYNLSLSDMGFSSSTVPKMLINMQTHSKSISFAACLTQVSFFFLFGGMDSLLLAVMAYDRWVAICHPLHYQVILNPRLCRCLVIVSLFISLVSSQLHCWMVSQLTFCKNIEIPHFFCDVPELVKLACSDTTIDDIIMFLLSIIVGFLPGSGIFYSYYKITSSIFRIPSLIGKYKAFSTCGSHLSVVCLFYGTGIGVYLSSTVSSSSRESIVASIMYTMVVPMMNPFIYSLRNRDIKKAIQKIVSQIT, from the coding sequence ATGGAGCTATATAATTTAACAAGTAACTTGGAATTCCTTCTCCTTGGACTCTCAGAAGACCCTGAACTGCAGCCCATCTTATTTGTACTCTTCCTGCTCATATACCTGCTCACTGTGCTTGGAAATGTGCTCATCATCTTGGCCATCAGCTCTGACTCCCATCTCCACAGCCCTATGTACTTCTTTCTCTACAACCTTTCATTGTCTGACATGGGCTTTAGCAGCAGCACAGTCCCCAAAATGCTGATAAACATGCAGACCCATAGTAAATCCATATCTTTTGCAGCCTGCCTAACTCaagtgtctttcttctttctttttgggggtATGGACAGCCTACTACTCGcagtgatggcctatgaccgATGGGTTGCCATTTGTCACCCTCTACACTACCAAGTCATTCTGAACCCTCGTCTGTGTAGATGTTTGGTCATAGTTTCACTTTTCATTAGTCTTGTGAGTTCACAGCTGCATTGCTGGATGGTCTCACAACTAACATTTTGCAAAAACATAGAAATCCCTCATTTCTTTTGTGATGTACCAGAGCTTGTGAAACTTGCTTGTTCTGATACTACTATCGATGACATTATCATGTTTCTTTTAAGCATCATTGTTGGTTTCCTCCCAGGTTCAGGAATATTTTACTCCTACTATAAAATTACTTCCTCTATTTTTAGAATTCCATCACTCATAGGGAAATATAAAGCTTTCTCTACCTGTGGATCTCACCTGTCAGTTGTTTGCCTATTTTATGGAACAGGCATAGGAGTGTATCTTAGTTCAACAGTTTCTAGTTCTTCCAGGGAAAGTATTGTGGCTTCAATAATGTATACCATGGTGGTTCCCATGATGAACCCATTCATTTACAGCCTGAGAAACAGAGACATCAAGAAAGCCATCCAGAAAATTGTCAGTCAGATAACATAG